A region of Anolis sagrei isolate rAnoSag1 chromosome 2, rAnoSag1.mat, whole genome shotgun sequence DNA encodes the following proteins:
- the UGCG gene encoding ceramide glucosyltransferase — translation MAVLDLALEGLAIFGLALFLVLWLMHFMSIIYTHLHLNKKATDKQPYSKLPGVSLLKPLKGVDPNLINNLETFFELDYPKYEVLLCVQDHDDPAIDVCKKLLGKYPNVDARLFIGGKKVGINPKINNLMPAYEVAKYDLIWICDSGIRVTPDTLTDMANQMTEKVGLVHGLPYVADRQGFAATLEQVYFGTSHPRTYISAHVTGFKCVTGMSCLMRKDVLDQAGGLIAFAQYIAEDYFMAKAIADRGWKFAMATQVAMQNSGSYSISQFQSRMIRWAKLRINMLPATIICEPISECFVASLIIGWAVHHVFRWDIMVFFMCHCLAWFIFDYIQLRGVQGGSLCFSKLDYAVAWFIRESMTIYIFLSALWDPTISWRTGRYRLRCGGTAEEILDV, via the exons ATGGCGGTGCTGGATCTGGCCCTGGAGGGACTCGCCATCTTCGGGCTCGCGCTCTTCCTGGTCCTCTGGCTCATGCACTTCATGTCCATCATCTACAC ACATCTACACCTTAACAAGAAAGCAACAGACAAGCAGCCATATAGCAAGCTTCCAGGCGTGTCTCTTCTCAAGCCATTAAAAGGTGTTGATCCAAATCTCATCAATAACTTGGAAACCTTCTTTGAGTTGGATTATCCAAAA TATGAAGTGCTTCTTTGTGTCCAAGATCATGATGATCCTGCTATTGACGTGTGCAAAAAGCTCCTTGGCAAATATCCCAATGTTGATGCAAGACTATTTATAG GTGGTAAAAAGGTTGGGATAAATCCGAAGATCAACAATTTAATGCCAGCATATGAAGTTGCCAAATATGACCTCATATGGATTTGTGATAGTGGCATTAGAG TAACGCCAGATACACTGACAGATATGGCCAATCAAATGACAGAAAAGGTTGGACTTGTCCATGGTCTTCCCTATGTAGCAGATAGACAGGGATTTGCTGCCACTTTAGAACAG GTGTATTTTGGCACTTCCCATCCAAGGACATATATTTCTGCCCATGTAACTGGTTTCAAATGTGTAACTGGGATGTCTTGCTTGATGAGAAAGGATGTCCTAGACCAAGCTGGAGGACTTATAGCCTTTGCACAGTATATTGCTGAGGATTACTTCATGGCTAAAGCAATAGCAGACAG AGGCTGGAAATTTGCAATGGCCACACAAGTTGCAATGCAAAACTCTGGTTCCTATTCAATTTCCCAATTTCAATCCAGAATGATCAG GTGGGCCAAGCTACGGATCAATATGCTTCCAGCCACAATAATCTGTGAACCAATTTCAGAGTGCTTTGTTGCAAGCTTAATTATTGGATGGGCAGTTCACCATGTTTTCAGATGGGATATAATGGTTTTTTTTATGTGTCACTGTTTGGCATGGTTTATATTTGACTACATTCAACTCAGAGGTGTCCAG GGTGGTTCGCTGTGTTTTTCAAAACTTGACTATGCAGTAGCATGGTTCATCAGAGAGTCAATGACGATATACATTTTCCTCTCGGCTTTGTGGGATCCTACTATTAGCTGGAGGACAGGACGCTACAGGTTACGCTGTGGAGGCACCGCAGAAGAGATCCTTGATGTATAG